The following proteins come from a genomic window of Salvia hispanica cultivar TCC Black 2014 chromosome 4, UniMelb_Shisp_WGS_1.0, whole genome shotgun sequence:
- the LOC125221327 gene encoding putative receptor-like protein kinase At3g47110, whose product MEFYIGVLLLVSNYLSLCSSYSLTTDQYSLISFKNYTTNSTSLNNWSTQTPICRWIGVSCGAKHRRVTALNLPALALQGTIAPHLGNLTFLRVLNIPSNNFTGVLPTELSKLHRLEYLNVGANNLTGEIPPWLGGLFQLRRMHLRSNRLSGGIPSSLFINNSRLEVLDLENNQLITGPIPSAIFNVSSLLSINLARNKLSGNLPINMCRNTPKLRNFSAGGNELSGEIPKNIAQCRELEILELQANYFNGHIPTEIGLLSKLKYLLLWQNEFQGSIPGQVIGNLTSLIWLNLQSNNFTGSIPRQGWNLPSLTFLSLDSNNLTGSIPEEFGNLASLENLILATNQLTGSIPKELGNLTSLKLLQLGVNHLTGKIPEELSHLPSLSNLILTDNLLFGTIPPGFFNISTLQQLDLSYNEFSGTLPSNIGLTLFNLQQLALQNNSLSGPIPSSINNASQLTYLNLQANSFTGYIPNLSSLRLLTRISLAKNNLTGAKSPTQELEFLDSLTNSQYLNFIYVAENPLSGVLPASIGNLSQSLEFFSASQTSMGGVIPSEIGNLTGLVTLIFNDNQLSGPIPATLGNLKQLGRLVLANNQLEGHIPISLCQMSSLSEVYLINNEIDGSIPECVGEMQSLRRIEFGSNKLNSTLPSSFWDLKDLLFLNLSSNYLGGEISPQIEKFKAINQMDFSSNLFSGDIPSTIDGCESLEYLTLSNNNFGGSIPQSLGNIKGLLLVDLTNNGLSGVIPKSLQDLRFLEYLNVSYNRLEGEIPNGGVFANFTAESFLHNSGMCGAPRFEVPPCLDVDGGSRSKSTTRLVKYILPPLVSAMVLVIIVVFLIRRRKHVKLPVPVDTWVGVAWRVTSYNELLRGTDSFSETNLLGRGSFGSVFKGAFSDGMNFAVKVFNVELEGANKSFETESRILSTIRHRNLVRVIGCCTNMEFKGLILEFMPNGSLEKWLYSDNYSVDILQLLNISIDVALSLEYLHHGNTFPIVHCDIKPSNVLLDEDMTARVADFGIAKLFEEGEAMVQTKTLATVGYAAPEYGSEGKVSTSADVYSFGILLLEMFTRKKPTDDMFNEEMSLKEWVSGALEANAINQVLAPALLSEEDGHFIMKHNWMISVFELAMKCLAVLPNERINMIEAAATLKKIKAEVARRVTIRGQQHAITFT is encoded by the exons atGGAATTCTATATTGGTGTTCTGCTATTAGTTTCGAACTACTTATCCCTGTGCTCATCCTATTCCCTCACCACTGATCAATACTCTCTCATTTCCTTCAAAAACTACACTACCAATTCCACCTCCCTCAACAACTGGTCTACTCAAACTCCCATCTGCCGATGGATTGGCGTCTCCTGCGGTGCCAAACACCGCCGCGTCACCGCCCTAAACCTCCCCGCTCTCGCCCTCCAAGGAACCATCGCCCCACACCTCGGAAACCTAACGTTTCTCCGAGTTTTAAACATCCCTTCCAACAATTTCACGGGCGTCTTACCAACTGAGCTATCCAAACTGCACCGCCTAGAATATTTAAACGTCGGAGCTAACAACCTCACCGGAGAAATACCACCGTGGCTCGGAGGCTTGTTCCAGCTCCGGCGTATGCATCTCCGTAGCAACAGATTATCCGGCGGAATCCCTTCTTCTTTGTTCATCAATAATTCAAGGCTTGAGGTGTTGGATTTGGAAAACAATCAGTTGATCACAGGGCCAATACCAAGTGCTATCTTCAACGTGTCTTCGCTGTTATCGATCAATTTGGCGCGTAATAAGCTCTCCGGAAATCTCCCTATAAATATGTGCAGAAATACTCCTAAACTTAGAAATTTCAGTGCTGGTGGGAATGAACTTTCAGGTGAAATTCCAAAAAACATAGCTCAATGCAGAGAGCTTGAGATTCTGGAATTGCAAGCCAATTATTTTAATGGCCACATTCCAACCGAAATTGGACTTTTGAGTAAgctcaaatatttattactatggCAAAACGAATTCCAAG GCAGCATTCCGGGGCAAGTAATTGGGAACCTCACATCGCTGATATGGCTGAATCTCCAATCCAATAACTTCACAG GTAGTATACCAAGGCAAGGTTGGAACCTCCCTTCTCTGACTTTTCTATCCCTTGATTCTAATAACTTGACAG GTAGCATACCTGAGGAATTTGGGAACCTCGCTTCCCTTGAAAATCTAATCCTTGCTACTAATCAATTGACTG GTAGCATACCAAAGGAACTTGGAAACCTCACTTCCCTCAAACTTTTACAACTGGGTGTAAATCACTTGACTG GCAAAATACCAGAAGAGCTTTCTCATTTGCCATCCCTCAGTAACCTCATTCTTACAGATAATTTGTTGTTTGGCACTATCCCACCTGGCTTCTTCAATATATCAACCTTGCAACAATTAGACCTTTCATACAATGAGTTTTCTGGTACTCTTCCTTCGAACATCGGCCTCACActcttcaatcttcaacaGCTAGCTTTACAAAATAACAGTCTCAGCGGCCCTATTCCATCCTCTATCAACAATGCTTCTCAGCTTACTTACTTGAACTTGCAAGCCAATTCATTCACCGGATACATTCCAAACCTGTCTAGTTTACGCCTCTTAACTCGAATATCGCTTGCTAAAAATAATCTGACTGGAGCAAAATCCCCAACTCAAGAGCTGGAATTTCTTGACTCGTTAACTAATTCTCAGTAtctaaactttatttatgtggCTGAAAATCCACTCAGTGGTGTTCTCCCTGCTTCCATTGGGAATCTATCTCAGTCCCTTGAGTTTTTTTCTGCATCTCAGACGAGTATGGGAGGTGTCATTCCTTCTGAGATTGGAAACTTGACAGGTTTGGTGACTTTGATCTTCAATGACAATCAGTTGAGTGGACCAATTCCAGCAACACTAGGAAATTTGAAACAACTTGGGAGATTAGTCCTTGCTAATAATCAGTTAGAAGGACATATCCCGATTAGTCTTTGCCAGATGAGTAGTCTCTCGGAGGTGTACTTGATAAACAATGAGATCGACGGCTCAATACCAGAATGTGTGGGTGAAATGCAGTCGTTAAGACGGATTGAGTTTGGATCAAACAAGTTAAATTCCACCCTACCTTCCAGTTTCTGGGATCTCAAAGACCTTCTCTTTCTAAACTTGTCCTCAAACTATTTGGGAGGTGAAATCTCACCACAGATTGAAAAATTTAAGGCCATCAACCAAATGGATTTCTCCTCTAATCTATTTTCCGGTGATATTCCCAGCACAATCGATGGTTGTGAATCGTTAGAGTATCTAACTTTGTCGAACAACAACTTTGGAGGATCCATCCCTCAGTCACTGGGAAACATCAAAGGCTTGTTGTTAGTGGATTTAACTAACAACGGTCTTTCTGGAGTGATACCTAAATCTTTACAGGACCTCAGATTCTTGGAGTATCTTAATGTGTCTTACAACAGATTGGAAGGGGAGATTCCAAATGGAGGTGTGTTTGCTAACTTTACAGCTGAATCATTTCTTCACAACTCTGGTATGTGTGGTGCACCAAGATTTGAAGTTCCACCTTGCTTAGATGTTGATGGAGGATCGAGATCAAAGAGCACTACTCgtttagtgaagtatattctaCCCCCTCTCGTTTCGGCTATGGTTTTAGTGATCATTGTTGTTTTTCTCATAAGACGACGGAAGCATGTAAAACTACCAGTTCCAGTTGATACTTGGGTAGGTGTTGCTTGGAGAGTTACTTCATACAATGAGCTTTTGCGGGGAACAGATTCTTTTAGTGAGACGAATCTACTTGGAAGAGGAAGCTTTGGTTCGGTCTTCAAAGGAGCATTTTCTGATGGGATGAATTTTGCCGTGAAGGTGTTCAATGTAGAGTTAGAAGGTGCTAACAAGAGCTTCGAAACAGAAAGTAGAATACTGAGCACCATTCGACATAGGAACTTAGTTCGAGTAATTGGTTGTTGTACCAATATGGAATTCAAAGGGTTGATTCTTGAATTCATGCCAAACGGAAGCCTTGAGAAATGGTTATACTCGGATAACTATTCTGTAGATATTCTACAGTTGCTGAATATCTCAATAGATGTTGCACTATCTCTGGAATATCTTCACCATGGCAACACATTCCCAATCGTGCATTGCGATATAAAGCCAAGTAATGTGTTGCTCGATGAAGACATGACCGCTCGTGTTGCTGATTTTGGTATCGCGAAGCTTTTTGAGGAAGGAGAGGCTATGGTTCAAACTAAAACCCTAGCTACGGTCGGTTATGCAGCACCAG AGTATGGATCGGAAGGGAAAGTATCGACGAGTGCCGATGTATACAGTTTTGGAATATTGTTGTTAGAGATGTTCACAAGAAAGAAGCCGACAGATGATATGTTCAATGAGGAGATGAGCTTGAAGGAGTGGGTAAGTGGAGCATTAGAAGCAAATGCCATCAATCAAGTATTGGCCCCTGCTTTGCTATCAGAAGAAGATGGTCATTTCATCATGAAGCATAATTGGATGATATCAGTATTTGAATTGGCAATGAAATGTTTAGCTGTTTTACCAAATGAAAGGATCAACATGATCGAAGCAGCAGCCACTCTGAAGAAGATCAAGGCAGAAGTTGCAAGAAGAGTGACCATAAGGGGTCAACAACATGCAATTACATTTACTTGA